The Paenibacillus sp. FSL R7-0204 genome includes a region encoding these proteins:
- a CDS encoding formylglycine-generating enzyme family protein: protein MEPFYVMKYPVTQCLYRFAMFGEVMESIMSNLPVTEVSWLDSLVFCNTLSRILGRVECYTISNETENTIYDKTANGFRLLTDAEWQYACKGGTKGYRYERIEQIAWYKENSNGSAQPVGELLPNPWGLYDMVGNVWEWCWDLYDTERYRDYRVFRGGSWAEVENNCGSTIRRKSMPTFKIDDLGFRIACRKQF, encoded by the coding sequence ATAGAACCTTTCTACGTTATGAAGTATCCGGTAACACAGTGTCTATATCGTTTTGCCATGTTCGGGGAGGTTATGGAATCTATTATGAGTAACCTGCCTGTTACGGAAGTTTCATGGCTAGATTCGCTTGTCTTTTGTAATACATTGTCCAGAATACTTGGCAGGGTTGAATGCTACACAATTAGTAACGAAACTGAGAATACGATATACGACAAAACAGCGAACGGCTTTCGGTTACTAACAGACGCTGAATGGCAGTATGCGTGTAAGGGGGGAACGAAGGGATATCGGTACGAACGTATTGAGCAAATTGCATGGTATAAAGAGAACTCCAATGGATCAGCACAACCCGTCGGAGAACTGCTTCCAAATCCATGGGGGCTTTATGACATGGTAGGGAATGTATGGGAATGGTGTTGGGATCTATATGATACCGAACGATACAGGGATTATAGGGTTTTTCGGGGAGGCAGTTGGGCTGAAGTTGAAAACAACTGTGGTTCTACGATTAGAAGAAAAAGCATGCCGACATTCAAGATAGACGACCTTGGCTTTAGAATTGCCTGCAGAAAGCAATTCTAA